GTTGAGGTGCTTTATCCATGTAAACAATATCCTGATTATAAATACACCATACATAAATTTTATAGTAGTGACACTCATGATAATTATTACAACTTTGCTTTAGCCCATGGTAAAGCTCACGATGTCCATATAGTTGACGCTGAACTTGCTTGGAAGTTTATTTCCAGGTTCAGCAGAAACCCGGACGGTTCATTGAAGCAACTGCCACAATAGGTAATAATGTAAAAACATTTTTACAATAATTTATAATTTACCACTTTCCCAGCCAAAAGGCTGAAATGGAAACATTTTAAAAGGAGGAAGTATTTTATGGGTAAGAAAAAATCACTAAAACGCTTTATTACTGTGCTAGCTGTTTTCTCAATGGTATTCACCAATTTTATCGGTTCGTGGTCCGGTGTCTCTGCAGCTGCTGTAAAAGGTAATCCTGCATTCAAACAGGCAGCTAAAGAGATGACAGTCGGGCAAACCTTTACTTTTGATATTATCAATAAGCAGACAGGAGCAACTTACCAGTGGAGCAGCAGTAACAAGTCAATAGCCACAGTGACTCAGAAAGGGCAAGTTAAGGCAATCGCAGTGGGCACTGCAACAATTTCCTGCAAAATAACAAAAAACAAAAAGGCTACTACTATTAAGGCAAAAGTTGTTGTTAAAAAGGCAACTCCTAAGCCTGCTCCACAACCAGCAAAAGTACCGGTTGATAAAAATGGATTTGATTCAAAAGGAAGAATGGTTGCTTATTTTGGATCACCTGTGATTGACGGTAAAGTAGATGGTGCTTGGAGCAAAGCACAAGTAGTTACACCTAAATTTGTAACACCCAATATGACTACAAAAGCTACTTTTAAAGCTTTATGGGATGATAACGCTATATATATACTTGCAGAAGTAAAAGATAAAGACTTGAGCGTAAAATCTGATACACCATATATGCATGATTCTATGGAAATCTTCTTAGATGAAAATAACGATAAGACTCAAGAATATGGCCTTGATGATTTACACTTCAGAGTTAATTATGAAAATTCACAGTCTGTGGATACCGGAGATATCGGCAGATTCTATACAGCCACGACTAAAGTGAAGGATGGATACGTAGTAGAAGCGAGAGTTGCTTTTAAATCTAAACCGTCAAACAACAAGGTAATGGGAATAGAACTACAGATAAATGATGCAAAAGATACTGAGAGAATCGGTACTATTAATGTTTTTGATTCCACAGGAAGCGCATGGAATGACACCACCAAATTCGGTGAAGTATTACTTGCAGGCAAGGCTAATGGAGCAGTCAGCGGACTGAATCCATATGATCTCATAAAATTAATAGAAAGCACTCAAAAAATTGATTTCACACTTTATAAAAATGCAAATATAGTAAAAGACGCAGTTACAGCTGCTCAAAAAGTAATTGCAG
This region of Clostridium sp. BNL1100 genomic DNA includes:
- a CDS encoding sugar-binding protein, which produces MGKKKSLKRFITVLAVFSMVFTNFIGSWSGVSAAAVKGNPAFKQAAKEMTVGQTFTFDIINKQTGATYQWSSSNKSIATVTQKGQVKAIAVGTATISCKITKNKKATTIKAKVVVKKATPKPAPQPAKVPVDKNGFDSKGRMVAYFGSPVIDGKVDGAWSKAQVVTPKFVTPNMTTKATFKALWDDNAIYILAEVKDKDLSVKSDTPYMHDSMEIFLDENNDKTQEYGLDDLHFRVNYENSQSVDTGDIGRFYTATTKVKDGYVVEARVAFKSKPSNNKVMGIELQINDAKDTERIGTINVFDSTGSAWNDTTKFGEVLLAGKANGAVSGLNPYDLIKLIESTQKIDFTLYKNANIVKDAVTAAQKVIADKKATQKQIDAQYSVIKAAIEKLVLTDEAANEKYFKAVPDKYRTEADKQGTIVSLEYSAENLKNGTDVKKMNVYLPYGYDASDKSKKYNVLYLMHGGGENENLIFGGPGQNKEMKKIIDNMIANGDIEPLIVVTPTFYGGKDDTALFHEELMKNVVPLVETTYNTYAKSASLEDLKASREHRAFGGFSMGSVTTWYTFINCLDYFKYYMPLSGDCWVLGDKAGSEKATLTAEYLAKVVKDSGYTPQDFYLFCATGSLDIAYPNLKPQVDAMRQLKDTFIYSSDTKKGNFYFIVSDGGTHAWNWVNQYIYDILPDLFK